One genomic segment of Protaetiibacter intestinalis includes these proteins:
- a CDS encoding substrate-binding domain-containing protein: MGASGDVAVITPASGPRRTAGAVHDFASRLRVHAGGYGHGVRIASGNPLEVLRSAGDELAGAVLLGFDDELLEGLPPLDLPVVAIDSYAHDPWFPIVRSDDDDGGRAAARHLLSLGHRRIAFAGPRAGRSRPADERRRGFEGALADAGLRMRFLELSSYGPADGARLAARLARTPHDTSAVLLADETSAAGLVGGLVLRGSRVPEDVSVVCFADGLPSPAGPRITSVTGDPARRSRLAADALFGTASASALTVGVVVIDRATTAAPAPR; this comes from the coding sequence ATGGGAGCCTCCGGCGACGTCGCCGTGATCACCCCGGCATCCGGACCGCGACGCACGGCGGGCGCCGTCCACGACTTCGCGAGTCGCCTCCGCGTCCACGCGGGCGGGTACGGACACGGCGTGCGCATCGCATCCGGGAACCCCCTGGAGGTGCTCCGCTCCGCCGGCGACGAGCTCGCGGGCGCCGTGCTGCTCGGCTTCGACGACGAACTGCTCGAGGGCCTGCCCCCGCTCGATCTCCCCGTGGTGGCGATCGACAGCTACGCGCACGATCCGTGGTTTCCCATCGTGCGCTCCGACGACGACGACGGCGGGCGGGCGGCGGCACGCCACCTGCTCTCGCTCGGCCACCGGCGCATCGCCTTCGCGGGGCCGCGGGCGGGGCGCTCACGCCCCGCCGACGAGAGACGCCGCGGATTCGAGGGCGCGCTCGCCGACGCGGGCCTGCGGATGCGGTTCCTCGAGCTGTCGAGCTACGGACCCGCGGACGGCGCCCGGCTCGCCGCGCGCCTCGCCCGGACCCCTCACGACACGAGCGCGGTGCTGCTCGCCGACGAGACCTCCGCCGCGGGCCTCGTCGGGGGCCTCGTCCTCCGTGGCTCCCGCGTGCCGGAGGACGTCTCGGTGGTGTGCTTCGCGGACGGGCTCCCCTCCCCCGCGGGGCCGCGCATCACGAGCGTGACGGGCGACCCGGCCCGGCGCTCGCGGCTCGCCGCCGACGCGCTCTTCGGAACCGCCTCGGCATCCGCGCTCACCGTCGGCGTCGTCGTCATCGACCGCGCGACGACCGCCGCGCCGGCCCCGCGCTGA
- a CDS encoding right-handed parallel beta-helix repeat-containing protein, with product MSTRVTGIPRFISAAAVAALAASVLAVASPAAADDALEYEAEDAALFGGAGINSDHLGYSGTGFVDGFVIDHQGTAGVTFTVDVPEEGEYGLNLRYANGLGTDMTLSQVIGDEDRQITLPSAVGAGWSQWFVHQETVQLPAGEQEITFRFDADDTGNVNLDAIALTTVGDLGTPGGGATDPGEVPGAGPDTRWDDVTRSLATRSAPRGGEVYEAEDAFSANGAVNADGGIDLAADRARLVVTTFARDARAQLVTIRYRNTGPDAARLVLGTDGLPLGTVTLPRGSGWRELAVSIPLRAGLGTLELRRTGDARTGALVVDAVRLQRGEAPAERGATLGVSSYEAEQGLTSGEVLAESRAFHDLAAEASGRQAVVLSDRGDDVAWTLREPADALVLRASIPDTADGAGQYGTLALYAGTRKVADVPVTSRYSWVYGAYPYGNDPAQGGAQRFFDETRVAFAKLPAGTTLRLVKTAASGSIDYTVDLVETELRAAAFTRPAGYLDVRDYGATAGDGADDTGAIQAAVDAASAAGTGVWVPKGTFTLTGLVRLADVAIRGAGPWYSVLEGRSGKGGLYGMGTGVTIADLMIAGDNRHRDDRTADSGIAGTFGQGSLVQNVWIEHTKTGLWVDPGTDGFLATGLRVRDSYADGVHLHGAVTDARVEQSSVRNTGDDGMAMWSAGGAVTRGVFAHNTVQSPLLGNGAAIYGGDSNRISDSVISDTLTASAGIAVSTRFNPVPFSGTTVVSGNDIFRGGGWEPNWSTSFGGIWVFADTSHITTPVVVERTRIVDSSYEGILVSGSHWVNDLRVSEVIIEGTGSYAVAARVGGDHRFRDVRVSGVTEPADARNHLWGTFIDEGGNTGLLAAETATCSVSVRAIPTVAGRYVATVTLRNAGTAALPASSLSWHAGSGESALLGLGASVSQNGTRVEAELGDATLRAGRSLTFLVYGTANAKRIAEPDAFTLDGVRCRG from the coding sequence TTGTCGACCCGTGTCACCGGCATCCCCCGGTTCATCTCCGCGGCCGCCGTCGCCGCGCTCGCGGCCTCGGTGCTCGCCGTCGCCTCACCGGCCGCCGCCGACGACGCCCTCGAATACGAGGCGGAGGACGCCGCCCTGTTCGGCGGCGCCGGCATCAACTCCGACCACCTGGGTTACTCCGGAACCGGCTTCGTCGACGGCTTCGTCATCGATCATCAGGGCACGGCCGGGGTCACCTTCACGGTCGACGTTCCCGAGGAGGGCGAGTACGGCCTCAACCTCCGCTACGCGAACGGGCTCGGCACCGACATGACGCTCTCGCAGGTGATCGGCGACGAAGACCGCCAGATCACCCTTCCCTCCGCGGTGGGGGCGGGTTGGAGCCAGTGGTTCGTCCACCAGGAGACCGTGCAGCTTCCGGCGGGGGAGCAGGAGATCACGTTCCGCTTCGACGCCGACGACACGGGCAACGTCAACCTCGACGCGATCGCACTCACGACGGTCGGCGACCTCGGCACCCCCGGTGGCGGCGCGACCGATCCCGGCGAGGTGCCCGGCGCCGGACCCGACACGCGGTGGGATGACGTGACGAGGTCCCTCGCCACCCGTTCGGCACCGCGTGGGGGGGAGGTCTACGAGGCGGAGGACGCCTTCTCGGCGAACGGCGCCGTGAACGCCGACGGCGGTATCGACCTCGCGGCAGATCGCGCACGGCTCGTCGTCACGACCTTCGCGCGCGACGCCCGCGCGCAGCTCGTCACCATCCGCTACCGCAACACGGGACCGGATGCCGCGCGCCTCGTGCTCGGGACGGACGGTCTCCCGCTCGGCACCGTGACGCTGCCACGCGGCAGCGGCTGGCGCGAGCTCGCCGTGTCGATTCCGCTGCGTGCGGGCCTCGGCACCCTCGAGCTGCGTCGTACCGGCGACGCCCGCACCGGGGCGCTCGTGGTCGACGCCGTGCGGCTGCAGCGCGGTGAGGCTCCCGCCGAGCGCGGCGCGACCCTGGGCGTCAGCTCCTACGAGGCCGAGCAGGGGCTCACGAGCGGCGAGGTCCTCGCCGAGAGCCGTGCCTTCCACGACCTCGCCGCCGAGGCATCCGGTCGGCAGGCGGTCGTGCTCTCGGATCGCGGCGACGACGTGGCCTGGACCCTGCGGGAGCCGGCCGACGCCCTCGTGCTGCGTGCCTCGATCCCCGACACCGCGGACGGCGCGGGTCAGTACGGCACGCTCGCGCTGTACGCGGGAACCCGGAAGGTCGCCGACGTTCCGGTCACGAGCCGCTACTCCTGGGTCTACGGCGCCTACCCCTACGGCAATGACCCCGCCCAGGGCGGCGCCCAGCGCTTCTTCGACGAGACGCGGGTGGCCTTCGCGAAGCTGCCGGCGGGCACGACCCTGCGGCTCGTGAAGACCGCGGCATCCGGCTCGATCGACTACACCGTCGACCTCGTCGAGACCGAGCTGCGCGCGGCCGCGTTCACGAGGCCCGCCGGCTATCTCGACGTGCGCGACTACGGCGCGACCGCAGGCGACGGGGCCGACGACACCGGCGCGATCCAGGCGGCCGTCGACGCCGCATCCGCCGCCGGAACCGGCGTCTGGGTGCCGAAGGGCACCTTCACTCTCACGGGGCTCGTGCGCCTCGCCGACGTCGCGATCCGCGGTGCCGGTCCCTGGTACTCGGTGCTCGAGGGACGTTCGGGCAAGGGTGGGCTGTACGGCATGGGCACGGGCGTGACGATCGCCGATCTCATGATCGCGGGCGACAACCGCCACCGTGACGACCGGACCGCCGACTCCGGCATCGCCGGCACCTTCGGGCAGGGCTCGCTCGTGCAGAACGTCTGGATCGAGCACACCAAGACCGGTCTCTGGGTCGACCCGGGAACCGACGGCTTCCTCGCGACCGGGCTCCGCGTCCGCGACAGCTACGCCGACGGCGTGCACCTGCACGGCGCGGTCACGGATGCGCGGGTCGAGCAGTCGAGCGTGCGCAACACGGGCGACGACGGCATGGCGATGTGGTCGGCGGGCGGGGCCGTCACACGCGGCGTGTTCGCGCACAACACGGTGCAGTCGCCCCTGCTCGGCAACGGGGCCGCGATCTACGGAGGCGACTCCAACCGGATCTCCGACTCGGTGATCAGCGACACCCTCACCGCCTCGGCGGGCATCGCCGTGAGCACGCGGTTCAACCCCGTGCCCTTCTCGGGCACGACGGTCGTCTCGGGTAACGACATCTTCCGCGGCGGAGGCTGGGAGCCCAACTGGAGCACCTCGTTCGGCGGCATCTGGGTGTTCGCCGACACGAGCCACATCACGACGCCCGTCGTCGTCGAGCGCACGCGGATCGTCGATTCCAGCTACGAGGGCATCCTCGTGAGCGGCAGCCACTGGGTCAACGACCTGCGGGTGAGCGAGGTGATCATCGAGGGCACCGGCTCGTATGCGGTGGCGGCGCGCGTCGGGGGCGACCACCGCTTCCGCGACGTGCGCGTCTCCGGTGTCACGGAGCCCGCCGACGCCCGCAACCACCTGTGGGGCACCTTCATCGACGAGGGCGGCAACACGGGCCTGCTCGCGGCGGAGACCGCGACGTGCTCGGTCTCGGTGCGCGCGATCCCGACCGTCGCGGGGCGCTACGTCGCGACCGTGACGCTCCGCAACGCGGGCACGGCGGCGCTTCCCGCGAGCTCGCTGTCGTGGCACGCGGGCAGCGGCGAGTCGGCGCTGCTGGGGCTCGGCGCGAGCGTGTCGCAGAACGGCACGCGCGTCGAGGCCGAGCTGGGGGATGCGACGTTGCGGGCGGGCAGGAGCCTGACGTTCCTCGTCTACGGCACCGCGAACGCGAAGCGCATCGCCGAACCCGATGCCTTCACCCTCGACGGCGTGCGCTGCAGGGGGTGA